One region of Fragaria vesca subsp. vesca linkage group LG4, FraVesHawaii_1.0, whole genome shotgun sequence genomic DNA includes:
- the LOC101297428 gene encoding transcription factor HY5-like, with product MSSSVENQQQAGSSSSSWRRFNANNSSSSPHSLHDHDKKHKLEDSDEDMFTVPDVEAIRPDDNPISTSTVTNNNATSKNDPAETGFSGKRRRGRNPVDKEYRRLKRLLRNRVSAQQARERKKVYVNDLESRAKELEDANSNLEEKISTLINENTMLRKVLMNTRPKVDDSIEQK from the exons ATGTCTTCCAGTGTGGAGAATCAGCAGCAAGCTGGGTCTTCCTCGTCTTCATGGAGAAGATTCAATGCCAACAACTCTTCTAGCTCTCCTCACTCTCTCCATGATCATGACAAGAAGCATAAACTAG AAGATAGCGATGAAGATATGTTCACAGTTCCAGACGTCGAGGCTATACGGCCTGATGATAATCCCATTAGCACATCCACAGTCACCAACAACAATGCCACGAGCAAGAACGATCCTGCGGAAACTGGCTTTTCCGGTAAACGCCGCAGAGGGCGGAACCCGGTAGATAAGGAGTATCGACGACTCAAAAG ATTGCTAAGAAACAGAGTGTCTGCTCAACAAGCCCGTGAGAGGAAAAAGGTATACGTCAATGACCTGGAATCAAGAGCCAAGGAGTTGGAGGATGCCAATTCTAACTTGGAAGAAAAGATCTCGACCCTCATCAACGAAAACACCATGCTGCGAAAG GTTCTTATGAATACAAGGCCAAAAGTTGATGACAGCATAGAGCAAAAGTAG